In one window of Bradyrhizobium sp. AZCC 1721 DNA:
- a CDS encoding Hsp20/alpha crystallin family protein has protein sequence MAFRDLIPWSRNQELVPTRDSFDPFFTLHREMNRLFDDVFRGFATPARFGTPLMEGRFGWPSIELNETDKELKVSAELPGLTEKDVQVEIANGVLTLRGEKKSERTDNGGRYFTERYYGAFERQIPLDGVVEDKAEAKFHDGVLTITLPKSEQARSAIKRIPIVNQ, from the coding sequence ATGGCTTTTCGTGATTTGATCCCCTGGTCGAGAAACCAGGAGCTTGTGCCTACGCGCGACAGCTTCGATCCTTTCTTCACCCTGCACCGGGAGATGAATCGGCTGTTCGATGACGTTTTCCGTGGCTTCGCGACGCCTGCCCGTTTCGGCACGCCGCTGATGGAAGGTCGCTTCGGATGGCCAAGCATCGAGCTCAACGAAACCGACAAGGAGCTGAAGGTATCGGCTGAGCTGCCCGGACTGACCGAAAAGGACGTCCAGGTCGAGATCGCCAACGGCGTTCTGACGCTGCGCGGCGAGAAGAAATCCGAACGGACCGATAATGGCGGAAGGTACTTCACCGAGCGCTATTACGGTGCGTTCGAGCGGCAGATCCCGCTCGATGGCGTCGTCGAGGATAAGGCTGAAGCCAAATTCCATGACGGTGTCTTGACCATCACGCTGCCGAAATCCGAACAAGCCCGTTCGGCCATCAAGCGTATCCCCATCGTCAATCAGTAA
- a CDS encoding DUF4337 domain-containing protein produces MGAHESMEHAEHAEHASGSNKKIALLIAVIALFLALSETLGKGAQTEAISKNVEASNLWAFFQAKSIRRTVVQATAEHAKLSLGTVGDDGAKAALQKQIDDWNKTAQRYRSEPDTGEGSEELAKRAKHAEHERDEATAKYHHYEIASAAFQIGIVLASATIITGMIVLAWVSGILAIAGIGITALGLYAPHLLHLH; encoded by the coding sequence ATGGGCGCACATGAAAGCATGGAGCATGCGGAGCATGCCGAGCACGCTTCGGGGTCGAACAAGAAGATCGCGTTGCTGATCGCGGTGATCGCCCTGTTTCTGGCGCTGTCGGAAACGCTGGGCAAGGGCGCACAGACCGAAGCCATCAGCAAGAATGTCGAGGCTTCGAATCTCTGGGCATTCTTCCAGGCCAAGAGCATCCGCCGCACCGTGGTGCAGGCCACCGCCGAACACGCCAAGCTCAGCCTCGGCACCGTCGGGGACGATGGCGCAAAGGCGGCGCTGCAGAAGCAGATCGACGACTGGAACAAGACTGCGCAGCGCTATCGCTCGGAGCCGGACACCGGCGAAGGTTCGGAAGAGTTGGCAAAACGCGCCAAGCACGCCGAGCACGAGCGCGACGAGGCGACCGCAAAATATCACCACTACGAAATCGCTTCAGCCGCCTTCCAGATCGGCATCGTGCTGGCGTCCGCCACCATCATCACCGGCATGATCGTGCTGGCCTGGGTCTCCGGCATATTGGCGATCGCCGGCATCGGCATCACCGCGCTCGGCCTCTACGCCCCGCATCTTTTGCATTTGCATTGA
- a CDS encoding tyrosine recombinase XerC gives MAREVPALQAIELECADEGLAREMTRWLTHLRAERRLSQKTLEAYARDLRQCLTFLAEHWGEKVTLKRFAALEATDVRAFMAMRRADDIAGRSLMRALAGLRSFGRYLEREGKGKVGALSAIRAPKIAKSLPKPIQMAAARRFADADERAGEERDPWILARDAAVMALLYGSGLRISEALGLKRQDVPKPGEGDVIIVTGKGNKTRMVPVLQNVLALIADYVAMCPHSLPPAGPIFVGARGGPLSPRIIQLTMERLRGALGLPDSATPHALRHSFATHLLSRGGDLRAIQELLGHASLSTTQIYTGIDSERLLEVYKSAHPRG, from the coding sequence ATGGCCAGGGAAGTTCCGGCACTGCAAGCGATCGAGCTCGAATGCGCCGACGAAGGTCTCGCGCGGGAGATGACCCGCTGGCTGACGCATCTGCGCGCCGAACGGCGGCTATCGCAAAAGACGCTCGAAGCCTACGCCCGCGACCTCCGCCAATGCCTCACTTTCCTTGCCGAACACTGGGGTGAGAAGGTCACGCTGAAACGATTTGCAGCGCTGGAGGCCACCGACGTCAGGGCTTTCATGGCGATGCGCCGTGCCGACGACATCGCCGGGCGCTCGCTGATGCGGGCGCTGGCGGGGTTGCGGTCGTTCGGCCGCTACCTCGAACGGGAGGGCAAGGGCAAGGTCGGAGCTCTGTCCGCGATCCGCGCGCCGAAAATTGCAAAAAGCCTGCCGAAGCCGATCCAGATGGCCGCCGCCAGGCGCTTTGCCGATGCCGACGAGCGCGCCGGCGAGGAACGTGATCCCTGGATTCTCGCGCGCGACGCCGCGGTGATGGCGCTGCTCTATGGATCTGGCTTGCGTATCTCCGAAGCGCTGGGACTGAAACGCCAGGACGTGCCCAAACCGGGCGAAGGCGACGTCATTATCGTCACCGGCAAGGGCAACAAGACCCGCATGGTGCCGGTGCTGCAAAACGTGCTGGCGCTGATCGCCGATTACGTTGCGATGTGCCCGCATTCATTGCCGCCGGCCGGCCCGATCTTCGTCGGCGCGCGCGGCGGACCGCTTTCCCCACGGATCATCCAGCTCACCATGGAGCGACTGCGCGGCGCGCTGGGGCTACCCGACAGCGCCACCCCGCACGCGCTGCGGCATTCTTTCGCAACCCATCTGCTCAGCCGCGGCGGCGATCTGCGCGCGATCCAGGAACTGCTCGGCCACGCCTCGCTCTCGACCACCCAGATCTACACCGGGATCGACAGCGAGCGGCTCTTGGAAGTGTACAAGAGTGCGCATCCGCGCGGCTGA
- the atpA gene encoding F0F1 ATP synthase subunit alpha, translating into MDIRAAEISAILKDQIKNFGQEAEVTEVGQVLSVGDGIARVYGLDNVQAGEMVEFENGTRGMALNLETDNVGIVIFGADREIKEGQTVKRTRAIVDTPVGKGLLGRVVDALGNPIDGKGPIQAAERKRVDVKAPGIIPRKSVSEPMATGLKAIDALIPVGRGQRELIIGDRQTGKTAIALDTILNQKPLNAQPDENIKLYCVYVAIGQKRSTVAQFVKVLEEQGALEYSIVVAATASDPAPMQYIAPFTGCTMGEYFRDNGMHAVIIYDDLSKQAVAYRQMSLLLRRPPGREAYPGDVFYLHSRLLERAAKLNKDQGSGSLTALPVIETQANDVSAYIPTNVISITDGQIFLETDLFFQGIRPAVNVGLSVSRVGSSAQTKAMKKVAGKIKGELAQYREMAAFAQFGSDLDASTQRLLNRGSRLTELLKQPQFSPLKMEEQVCVIWAGTNGYLDPLPLNKVRAFEDGLLSLLRGKNVEILNGIRDSRDLSDDLAGKLKTVVEGYAKTFS; encoded by the coding sequence ATGGACATCCGCGCCGCGGAAATTTCCGCGATCCTCAAGGACCAGATCAAGAATTTCGGCCAGGAGGCTGAGGTTACCGAAGTCGGGCAGGTGCTGTCCGTCGGTGACGGTATCGCCCGCGTCTACGGTCTGGACAATGTCCAGGCCGGTGAAATGGTCGAGTTCGAGAACGGCACCCGCGGCATGGCGCTGAACCTCGAAACCGACAACGTCGGTATCGTGATCTTCGGCGCCGACCGCGAGATCAAGGAAGGCCAGACCGTCAAGCGTACCCGCGCCATCGTCGACACGCCGGTCGGCAAGGGTCTGCTCGGCCGCGTCGTCGACGCGCTCGGCAACCCGATCGACGGCAAGGGCCCGATCCAGGCTGCCGAACGCAAGCGCGTCGACGTCAAGGCACCCGGCATCATTCCGCGCAAATCGGTGAGCGAGCCGATGGCGACCGGCCTCAAGGCGATCGATGCGCTGATCCCGGTCGGCCGCGGCCAGCGCGAGCTGATCATCGGCGACCGTCAGACCGGCAAGACCGCAATCGCGCTCGACACCATCCTGAACCAGAAGCCGCTCAACGCGCAGCCGGACGAGAACATCAAGCTGTATTGCGTCTACGTCGCGATCGGCCAGAAGCGCTCGACCGTTGCCCAGTTCGTCAAGGTGCTGGAAGAGCAGGGCGCGCTGGAATATTCGATCGTCGTCGCCGCCACCGCGTCCGACCCGGCGCCGATGCAGTACATCGCACCGTTCACCGGCTGCACGATGGGCGAGTACTTCCGCGACAACGGCATGCACGCGGTCATCATCTATGACGACTTGTCCAAGCAGGCCGTCGCCTACCGCCAGATGTCGCTGCTGCTGCGCCGCCCGCCGGGCCGCGAAGCCTATCCGGGCGACGTGTTCTACCTGCACTCCCGCCTGCTCGAGCGCGCGGCGAAGCTCAACAAGGACCAGGGCTCGGGCTCGCTGACGGCGCTGCCGGTCATCGAAACCCAGGCCAACGACGTGTCGGCCTACATCCCGACCAACGTGATTTCGATTACCGACGGTCAGATCTTTCTGGAAACCGACCTGTTCTTCCAGGGCATCCGTCCCGCGGTGAACGTCGGTCTGTCGGTGTCGCGCGTGGGCTCCTCGGCGCAGACCAAGGCGATGAAGAAGGTCGCCGGCAAGATCAAGGGTGAGCTGGCGCAGTACCGCGAAATGGCGGCCTTCGCGCAGTTCGGCTCCGACCTCGACGCTTCGACCCAGCGCCTGCTCAACCGCGGCTCGCGCCTGACTGAACTGTTGAAGCAGCCGCAGTTCTCGCCGCTGAAGATGGAAGAGCAGGTCTGCGTGATCTGGGCCGGCACCAACGGCTATCTCGACCCGCTTCCGCTCAACAAGGTGCGCGCCTTCGAGGACGGCCTGTTGTCGCTGCTGCGCGGCAAGAACGTCGAGATCCTCAACGGCATCCGCGACAGCCGGGATCTCTCTGACGATCTCGCCGGCAAGCTGAAGACCGTGGTCGAAGGTTACGCCAAGACATTTTCTTGA
- a CDS encoding F0F1 ATP synthase subunit delta, whose product MAAEDPSVSGVSGRYATALFELAREEKSVDAVRADLDKFEAMLNESADLKRLVRSPVFSADAQAKALTALLDKAGITGISAKFLKVLTANRRLFAVADVIRAFRALVAKFKGEATADVTVAEQLSDKNLDALKTALKSVTGKDVALNVKVDPSIIGGLVVKLGSRMVDSSLRTKLNSIKHAMKEAG is encoded by the coding sequence GTGGCTGCTGAAGATCCGTCCGTTTCGGGAGTGTCCGGCCGTTATGCTACGGCCTTGTTCGAGTTGGCGCGCGAGGAGAAGTCCGTCGACGCGGTAAGGGCCGATCTCGATAAATTCGAGGCCATGCTGAACGAAAGCGCCGATCTCAAGCGCCTCGTCCGCAGCCCGGTCTTCTCGGCAGATGCGCAGGCCAAGGCGCTCACTGCCCTGCTCGACAAGGCCGGAATTACCGGCATCTCCGCCAAATTCCTTAAAGTGTTGACCGCCAACCGCCGGCTGTTCGCCGTGGCCGATGTGATCCGCGCCTTCCGCGCGCTGGTGGCCAAGTTCAAAGGCGAGGCGACCGCCGACGTCACCGTCGCCGAACAGCTCAGTGACAAGAATCTCGACGCGCTGAAGACCGCACTGAAATCGGTGACGGGCAAGGACGTCGCGCTCAACGTGAAAGTCGATCCCTCCATCATTGGCGGCCTTGTGGTCAAGCTCGGCAGCCGCATGGTGGATAGCTCGCTTCGCACCAAACTCAATTCGATCAAGCACGCGATGAAAGAGGCAGGCTGA
- a CDS encoding Hsp20 family protein, protein MRTFDFSPLWRSTIGFDHLADLLDSSLRHSADDNYPPYNVERCGEDAYRISLAVAGFGMDDIAVTAERDTLIIEGKKPDAEQREYLYHGIAARPFRRVFNLADYVQVKQASFKDGLLIVDLVREVPDAMKPRRIPIGNAGASHQIEQKAA, encoded by the coding sequence ATGAGGACCTTTGACTTCTCGCCCCTGTGGCGTTCCACGATCGGCTTCGATCACCTGGCCGACCTGCTCGACAGCAGCTTGCGGCACTCGGCCGACGACAATTACCCGCCCTATAATGTCGAACGCTGCGGCGAAGACGCCTACCGGATTTCGCTCGCGGTTGCCGGTTTCGGCATGGACGATATTGCCGTAACCGCAGAACGCGACACACTGATCATCGAGGGCAAGAAGCCCGACGCCGAGCAACGCGAATACCTCTATCACGGCATCGCGGCCCGGCCGTTCCGGCGGGTGTTCAATCTCGCCGACTATGTGCAGGTCAAGCAGGCCTCGTTCAAGGACGGGCTGTTGATCGTCGATCTCGTTCGCGAAGTGCCCGACGCGATGAAGCCGCGGCGCATCCCGATCGGCAACGCCGGCGCTTCCCACCAGATCGAGCAGAAGGCGGCCTGA
- a CDS encoding F0F1 ATP synthase subunit epsilon, which produces MATFHFDLVSPEKLAFSGEVDQVDVPGVEGDFGVLAGHAPVVAAIRPGILTITSGDAHQKIIVLGGLAEMSEDGLTVLADVATSMAEVDRAQFAETIAEMEAKLAEKEGTELDHAIERLDHFKSIQIELNATAMH; this is translated from the coding sequence ATGGCTACCTTCCATTTCGATCTCGTCTCCCCCGAAAAGCTCGCCTTCTCCGGCGAGGTCGATCAGGTTGACGTTCCCGGCGTGGAAGGCGATTTCGGCGTGCTGGCCGGCCACGCGCCGGTCGTGGCGGCGATCCGCCCGGGTATCCTGACCATCACGTCAGGCGACGCACATCAGAAGATCATCGTGCTCGGCGGCCTTGCCGAAATGTCGGAAGACGGACTGACCGTGCTGGCCGATGTCGCTACCTCGATGGCCGAGGTCGACCGCGCGCAGTTCGCCGAGACCATCGCCGAGATGGAAGCCAAGCTTGCCGAGAAGGAAGGCACCGAGCTCGATCACGCCATCGAGCGGCTGGACCACTTCAAGAGCATCCAGATCGAGCTCAACGCCACCGCTATGCACTAA
- a CDS encoding septal ring lytic transglycosylase RlpA family protein, translating into MLHTNNVVPGTLTRSRTALALIAATLLVGGAVTEASAKSRHHRHHHHHASKAKAAGNWLNANASIGQSTGRGFSGKASFYGNESGSKTASGQRFNQNAMTAAHRSLPFGTKLRVTHRGQSVIVTINDRGPFIKGRVLDLSTGAARAIGLTGAGVGHVTAEVI; encoded by the coding sequence ATGTTGCATACCAATAATGTGGTGCCGGGAACTCTAACCCGGTCGCGTACGGCGCTCGCCTTGATCGCCGCAACTCTCCTGGTCGGTGGCGCCGTCACCGAAGCTTCTGCAAAATCCAGGCATCATCGTCATCACCACCATCACGCCAGCAAGGCCAAGGCCGCCGGCAACTGGCTGAACGCCAACGCCTCGATCGGCCAGAGCACCGGGCGCGGCTTCTCGGGAAAGGCCTCGTTTTACGGCAATGAATCCGGCAGCAAGACCGCCTCTGGACAGCGCTTCAATCAGAACGCCATGACCGCGGCCCACCGCTCGCTGCCATTCGGCACCAAGCTCCGCGTCACCCATCGCGGCCAGAGCGTAATCGTCACGATCAACGACCGTGGTCCCTTCATCAAGGGACGCGTGCTCGACCTGTCCACGGGTGCTGCCCGGGCCATCGGCCTGACCGGCGCCGGCGTCGGCCACGTCACCGCCGAGGTCATCTAA
- a CDS encoding trypsin-like peptidase domain-containing protein — translation MNRLFAIVLAGLVGAATIAAPASGQIPNLRTGGTVPTLAPLVRDVTPAVVNIAVHGKIRQDNPLYRDPLFREFFDVPKQLEKEINATGSGVIVDAQKGYVLTNNHVVDQVATVQIKTKDGRQLSAKVLGRDPGTDIAVLRIQSPAALKAIAFGDSDALEVGDFVLAIGNPFGLGQTVTSGLVSALGRTGLGKQGYEDFIQTDAAINPGNSGGALVNLKGELVGINSAIISPAGGNVGIGFAIPVNMARRVMEQIVENGRVERGRIGISLRELNPATDGGRSAGARIAEVSPGSPAELAGLRKGDIVLKADDRPIHSAAQLRNRIGLARIGEQVRLTVERSGAPQTVTVAVGPATEASSSHSSGSVQRR, via the coding sequence GTGAACCGACTTTTCGCGATTGTGCTGGCGGGCCTGGTCGGCGCCGCGACTATTGCAGCTCCGGCCTCGGGACAAATTCCGAACCTGCGAACCGGCGGCACAGTACCGACGCTGGCGCCCTTGGTGCGCGATGTCACGCCGGCTGTAGTCAACATCGCCGTGCACGGCAAGATCCGCCAGGACAATCCGCTCTATCGCGATCCGCTGTTCCGGGAGTTTTTCGACGTCCCGAAACAGCTCGAGAAGGAAATCAACGCCACCGGCTCTGGCGTCATCGTCGATGCGCAGAAGGGCTATGTCCTGACCAACAACCATGTTGTCGACCAGGTCGCCACGGTTCAGATCAAGACCAAGGACGGTCGGCAACTCTCGGCCAAGGTGCTCGGGCGCGATCCCGGCACGGACATTGCAGTGTTGCGGATTCAATCGCCGGCCGCGCTGAAGGCGATCGCATTCGGCGACAGTGACGCGCTCGAAGTCGGCGATTTCGTCCTCGCCATCGGCAACCCCTTTGGCCTTGGCCAGACCGTGACCTCGGGCCTTGTCAGCGCGCTTGGCCGCACCGGGCTCGGCAAACAGGGCTATGAGGATTTCATCCAGACGGATGCGGCGATCAATCCCGGCAATTCGGGTGGCGCGCTGGTCAATCTGAAGGGCGAGCTCGTCGGCATCAATTCAGCGATCATTTCGCCGGCCGGCGGCAATGTCGGCATCGGCTTTGCGATCCCCGTCAATATGGCGCGTCGCGTAATGGAACAGATTGTCGAGAACGGCCGCGTCGAGCGTGGCCGGATCGGCATCTCCCTGCGCGAACTAAATCCCGCGACCGACGGCGGACGCAGCGCGGGAGCGCGGATTGCCGAAGTCAGCCCGGGCTCGCCGGCCGAATTGGCAGGCCTGCGTAAGGGCGACATCGTGCTGAAGGCGGACGACCGCCCCATTCACTCTGCCGCGCAGTTGAGAAACCGGATCGGACTCGCGCGGATCGGCGAACAGGTGCGATTGACCGTCGAGCGTTCCGGCGCGCCGCAAACCGTTACCGTTGCGGTTGGACCGGCCACCGAAGCAAGCAGCAGCCACAGCAGCGGCTCGGTTCAGCGACGTTAG
- a CDS encoding RNA pyrophosphohydrolase, which produces MSDKPYRPNVGIALFNTSGQVLIGRRFRDDGPEIILPGLEWQMPQGGIDADENPRDAVMRELWEETGAVSAEYLGETDWMNYEFPPYDGPVDHRLAKFRGQRQKWFALRFTGRDEEIDPLTQRNGQPAEFDSWRWERLDRVADLVVPFRRDVYRLVVQQFAEFAR; this is translated from the coding sequence ATGTCCGACAAGCCCTATCGCCCCAACGTGGGAATCGCGCTGTTCAATACCTCGGGTCAGGTGCTGATCGGCCGCCGCTTCCGTGACGACGGGCCGGAAATCATCTTGCCGGGTCTGGAATGGCAGATGCCCCAGGGCGGCATCGACGCCGACGAGAACCCGCGCGATGCTGTCATGCGCGAACTCTGGGAAGAGACCGGGGCGGTCAGCGCCGAATACCTCGGCGAGACCGATTGGATGAATTACGAATTTCCACCGTATGATGGGCCGGTCGACCATCGCTTGGCGAAATTCCGCGGCCAGCGGCAGAAATGGTTCGCATTGCGGTTCACTGGCCGCGATGAAGAGATCGACCCACTGACGCAGCGCAACGGCCAGCCGGCCGAATTCGATTCTTGGCGCTGGGAACGGCTCGACCGTGTCGCGGACCTCGTGGTGCCATTCCGGCGCGACGTGTACCGGTTGGTGGTGCAGCAGTTCGCGGAATTCGCCCGCTAG
- a CDS encoding F0F1 ATP synthase subunit gamma, protein MASLKDMRVRIASTKATQKITKAMQMVAASKLRRAQSAAEAARPYAEKMDAVISNIAAAAAASPGAPPLLAGTGRDQVHLLLVCTGERGLCGAFNSAIVRLVRERALSLINQGKDVKIFCVGRKGYDQLRRTFDKQIVEHVDLRGVRQLGFVNAEDIAKRILTRFEAGEFDVCTLFYSRFKSVIAQIPTAQQVIPLVVEEPAANARPSTAYEYEPEEDEILARLLPRNLAVQIFRALLENNASFYGAQMSAMDNATRNAGEMIRKQTLVYNRTRQAQITKELIEIISGAEAV, encoded by the coding sequence ATGGCTTCACTTAAAGATATGCGTGTCCGCATCGCCTCGACCAAGGCGACGCAGAAGATCACCAAGGCCATGCAAATGGTCGCGGCGTCGAAGCTGCGGCGCGCGCAGAGCGCCGCCGAAGCGGCCCGGCCCTACGCCGAAAAGATGGATGCGGTGATTTCCAACATCGCCGCTGCTGCCGCCGCCTCGCCCGGCGCTCCGCCGCTGTTGGCCGGCACTGGCAGGGACCAGGTGCATCTGCTGCTCGTCTGCACCGGCGAACGCGGCCTGTGTGGTGCGTTCAATTCGGCGATCGTGCGTCTGGTCCGTGAGCGCGCGCTCTCCCTGATCAACCAGGGCAAGGACGTCAAGATTTTCTGCGTCGGCCGCAAAGGCTACGACCAGCTTCGCCGCACCTTCGATAAGCAGATCGTCGAGCACGTCGATCTGCGCGGGGTTCGCCAGCTCGGCTTCGTCAACGCCGAGGATATCGCCAAGAGGATCCTGACACGGTTCGAAGCCGGCGAGTTTGACGTCTGCACGCTATTCTACTCGCGCTTCAAGTCCGTCATCGCGCAGATCCCGACCGCCCAGCAGGTCATTCCGTTGGTGGTCGAAGAGCCGGCCGCCAATGCCCGTCCGTCGACCGCTTACGAATATGAGCCGGAAGAAGACGAGATTCTGGCCCGGCTGTTGCCGCGCAATCTTGCGGTACAGATCTTCCGCGCGCTCCTGGAAAACAACGCCTCTTTCTACGGCGCGCAGATGAGCGCGATGGATAACGCCACCCGCAACGCCGGCGAAATGATCCGCAAGCAAACCCTGGTCTACAACCGAACCCGTCAAGCCCAGATCACCAAGGAGCTGATCGAGATCATCTCCGGCGCCGAGGCGGTCTAG
- a CDS encoding primosomal protein N': MDHATRQISSSASSTRVVDVLVPVALNQNYSYRVPRGMELRAGDVVCVPLGPREVVAVVWAENANPDPRLHNRLKDVGEKLDVPPLKEELRSLVDWVANYTLSARGMVLRMALRMGENLGPERMRLGVRLVGEPPQRLTPARRRLIEVLSDGLLHGKSDAAREAGVSSGVVDGLVDEGTLAVEAMPPPLAPPAPDPSFAQPEFSYQQRAAVDMMRALAANGTFHVALLDGVTGSGKTEVYFEAIAEVVRRGKQTLILMPEIALTGQFLDRFAQRFGVRPLEWHSELTPRTRQRNWAAISAGEAPVVVGARSALFLPYADLGLIIVDEEHDQAYKQDDGAHYHARDMAVVRAHIAKIPIVLASATPSVESEVNARKGRYQRVALPSRFGGQHMPHIEAIDLRRAPPPRGRFISPPLAEQIRFAIEKREQALLFLNRRGYAPLTLCRACGHRFACTVCDAWLVDHRFRQRLVCHHCGFSMPRPNICPHCQAEESLVAVGPGVERLQEEAAALFPEARTMVLSSDLITSIETMRSELNEIAEGRVDIIIGTQLVAKGHNFPRLNLVGVVDADLGLGNGDPRAAERTFQLLNQVIGRAGRDQGRGVGYLQTHQPEHPVMKALVANDREAFYASEIDSRERTGYPPFGRLASLIISAGDRPTAEGFARRLAAVAPIDERIQVLGPAEAPLAVIKGRYRFRILVKSLRNVDLSEYLREWLAAGPKTKGNLKLEVDVDPQSFL, from the coding sequence ATGGACCACGCCACCCGCCAAATCAGCTCATCGGCCTCGTCGACCCGCGTCGTCGACGTGCTGGTGCCGGTCGCGCTCAATCAGAACTATTCCTACCGCGTGCCGCGCGGCATGGAGCTGAGGGCAGGCGATGTCGTTTGCGTGCCGCTCGGGCCGCGCGAGGTGGTGGCGGTGGTGTGGGCGGAGAACGCCAATCCCGATCCGCGCCTGCACAACCGCCTGAAGGACGTCGGCGAAAAGCTCGACGTGCCGCCGCTGAAGGAGGAATTGCGCAGCCTGGTCGATTGGGTCGCCAACTATACGCTGTCCGCGCGCGGCATGGTGCTGCGCATGGCCTTGCGGATGGGCGAAAACCTCGGGCCCGAACGGATGCGCCTCGGCGTGCGGCTGGTAGGCGAGCCGCCACAGCGCCTGACACCGGCGCGACGGCGGCTGATCGAGGTGCTGTCGGACGGCCTGCTGCACGGCAAGTCGGATGCGGCGCGGGAGGCGGGCGTCAGCTCAGGCGTGGTCGACGGCCTTGTCGATGAGGGAACCCTTGCCGTCGAGGCGATGCCGCCGCCGCTGGCGCCGCCGGCGCCCGATCCGTCCTTTGCGCAGCCGGAATTTTCCTACCAGCAGCGCGCGGCAGTCGACATGATGCGCGCGCTTGCCGCCAACGGCACGTTTCACGTCGCGCTGCTCGACGGCGTCACCGGATCGGGCAAGACGGAAGTCTATTTCGAGGCGATTGCGGAAGTCGTCCGGCGCGGCAAGCAGACGCTGATCCTGATGCCGGAGATCGCGCTGACCGGGCAATTCCTCGACCGCTTCGCCCAGCGTTTCGGCGTGCGTCCATTGGAATGGCACTCCGAACTGACGCCGCGCACACGGCAGCGCAATTGGGCGGCGATATCGGCGGGTGAAGCGCCGGTCGTGGTCGGCGCGCGCTCGGCGCTGTTTCTGCCCTATGCGGATCTGGGTCTCATCATTGTCGACGAGGAGCACGACCAGGCCTACAAGCAGGACGACGGCGCGCATTACCATGCCCGCGACATGGCAGTGGTGCGCGCGCATATCGCCAAAATCCCGATCGTGCTGGCGTCCGCGACGCCGTCGGTCGAATCGGAAGTCAATGCACGCAAGGGGCGCTATCAGCGCGTCGCGCTGCCGTCGCGTTTCGGTGGCCAGCACATGCCGCATATCGAGGCGATCGATTTGCGCCGTGCACCACCGCCACGCGGCCGCTTCATCTCGCCGCCGCTCGCCGAGCAGATTCGGTTCGCCATCGAGAAGCGCGAGCAGGCGCTGCTGTTTCTCAACCGCCGCGGCTACGCGCCGCTGACGCTATGCCGCGCGTGCGGCCATCGCTTTGCCTGCACCGTCTGCGACGCCTGGCTGGTGGATCACCGGTTTCGCCAGCGGCTGGTCTGCCACCATTGCGGCTTCTCGATGCCGCGCCCGAATATCTGCCCGCATTGCCAGGCTGAGGAATCGCTGGTCGCGGTCGGCCCCGGTGTCGAGCGCCTGCAGGAGGAGGCGGCTGCGCTGTTTCCGGAAGCGCGCACCATGGTGCTGTCGAGCGATCTCATCACCTCGATCGAGACCATGCGCAGCGAGCTGAACGAAATCGCCGAAGGTCGCGTCGACATCATCATCGGCACGCAACTGGTCGCGAAGGGCCATAATTTCCCGCGGCTCAATCTGGTCGGCGTGGTCGATGCGGATCTGGGCCTCGGCAATGGTGATCCGCGCGCTGCTGAGCGCACGTTCCAACTGCTCAATCAGGTGATCGGGCGTGCGGGGCGCGATCAGGGCCGCGGCGTCGGGTACCTGCAGACCCATCAGCCCGAACATCCCGTGATGAAGGCCTTGGTCGCCAACGACCGTGAGGCGTTTTACGCCAGCGAAATCGACTCCCGCGAGCGCACCGGCTATCCGCCGTTCGGCCGGCTCGCCAGCCTGATCATTTCCGCAGGCGACCGGCCGACCGCGGAAGGCTTTGCGCGCCGCCTTGCCGCTGTGGCGCCGATCGACGAGCGCATCCAGGTGCTGGGACCTGCCGAAGCGCCGCTTGCGGTGATCAAGGGCCGCTATCGGTTCCGGATTCTGGTGAAGTCGCTGCGCAATGTCGACCTCTCGGAATATTTGCGCGAGTGGCTCGCCGCGGGTCCGAAGACCAAGGGCAATCTCAAACTCGAAGTCGACGTCGATCCGCAGAGCTTTTTGTAA